The proteins below are encoded in one region of Ochotona princeps isolate mOchPri1 chromosome 24, mOchPri1.hap1, whole genome shotgun sequence:
- the LOC101529173 gene encoding small integral membrane protein 29-like, with protein MWNTTAPSARQASSDSLVGYVLGPFFLITLVGVVVAVVMHVQKRKWVDWLRHHLLRTYDPAEELHEAEQELLSDVGDPKVIHGRQGGYQHKWTPLLDVKT; from the coding sequence ATGTGGAACACCACAGCGCCCAGTGCTCGCCAGGCCAGCAGTGACTCCTTGGTGGGCTATGTGCTGGGCCCCTTCTTCCTCATCACCCTGGTcggggtggtggtggcagtggtcaTGCATGTCCAGAAGAGAAAGTGGGTGGATTGGCTTCGCCACCACCTGCTCCGCACGTACGACCCAGCAGAGGAGCTACACGAGGCCGAGCAGGAGCTGCTCTcggatgtgggagaccctaaggtgATCCATGGCAGGCAGGGTGGCTACCAACACAAGTGGACACCCTTGCTGGATGTCAAGACCTGA